The Candidatus Aminicenantes bacterium genome contains the following window.
GGGGTAATCCTCGTTGCCCAAGATCTGGCCGGCGATGCCGCCGTAGTCCCACCAGTCGGGGTCGGGCCACCGGTAAGCCCGCTCGATCTCCTCCGCGGAGTCGTACCCGGCCAGCGGGTTGAAGACACACTCCGCATAGGCCCCCGTTCCGTAGTCCGTTTCGGCAAAGCGGCAGCCGAAGACATCGGTACCGGATGGGAGGGAAGGGCCGCGATAGTCGGGCTTCAAGGAGACCACGAAATCGATGCCCAGCTTCTCCAAGGCCTCGCGCCGGGTGGCGCAGCCCAGGCCGGCCATGAGCTTGGCGTCGAACTCCGGCGTTGCCCAATAGTCCATCGGCACCCGGTCGGGCTTCTCGCGGCGGAACGCTGCCCGCCAGCGCTCGACCGGCGTCATTGCGTCTCGGGTCATGGGGGTCCTGCCGGGCCTCAATGCCGGTGCAAATCCTTGTGCATGATCCGGCGGGTCTCATGCAGGCGGTCATCCGCGGGCAGATCGGCCAGCCGGGCATTCATGTCCTCGTCTTTTTCCTTTTCCAAAAGCATGGCGACATAGTCGATGACCCCGGGCGGGAAGATCCCGTCCCGCTCGTAGAGCTCCCGCTTCAGCCGCAAAAGCCGGGCCGATTCCACACAGCTCGTGGGCAGTTGGGGCAGGCGCTTGACCAGCTCGGGATCGGTGTGGATGTTGCCCTTGACGTAAAGCTTTTCGGCCAGCTCGAGGGGGCCGTCGTCGCCGAACAGCGTCCGGCTGTCCTTAAAGGCCCAGTCCGCGGCCATGACCATGCCCGCCAGCAGAAGGTGGGTGATGGCGCTGCCGTCGGGGCTTCGAAGCTCGACCGTCTGGCGGCCGCCGCCGGCTTGGAAGACCTCGCGATCGCCCGGGTTGACCAGGCGGCTTAAATGCCGCAAGTTGGTCCAGCCGAGGGGGACGCGGATCATGGCGCTGCGGTTCAAGTCGCTCCAGCAGACCCGGGTCGGGGCCTCTTGGTTGGGGATGAGGCGAAGATAGGCCGAGGAGACGGTGTTGCCGAAGGCGGTCAGGGAATCGGCGTATTCGCACAGCCCGCCGACCAGCCGGCGGCCCGACTCGCTCAGCTTGCCATCGGGATCGGTCATGACGGAGAGCCCGTCCTGGCGCAGCTCCAGATGGAAATGGAAGCCGTTGCCGGCAACTCCCTCCTCGATTTTGGGCGTGAAAGTAGCGACGCAGCCGTGTTGATAGGCGACGTTGCGGATCAGCCAACGAGCCAGAACGACGTGATCGGCCATCTCGACGACCGGACGCGGCAGAAACTCGATCTCGAGCTGTTCGCCCCGGCGGTCCTTGATCTCTTCCATGTCGCTGCGCACGCTGTCGATGAACCCGACCTCGCTGTGGGCGTACTTGACGGCTCCGGTGATCTGGGTGATATAGCGGACCATCTCGTTCAGGATCGGGCCGCTCTTGATGAACGGCAGGGCGCCATGGTAGGCCTGCTGTTTCTGGCCGGGGAAGATCCGGCTCGTTTTATCGCACATCAGGAAGAACTCGAGCTCGCCCAGAGCCCGCAGCTCGAGCCCCGTCCCCTCGCGGAAATGGGCCTCCGCCCGGGCCAGAATGTTGTCGGGCGAGAACGGCGCCAGGCTTCCGTCTCTTGTCAGGTAGCGGCAGATGAAGTCGAGGCTTCGATCGTCGAACGGGTTGAGGAAGGCCGTTTTGAAGACGGGCACGACGTAGAGATCCGACACGGCCGCATCGACCATGCCTTTGAACAGGGACGACCCGTCGACCCGCTCGCCCTCGGCCAGGACGGTATCGGCCTGGCCGGCGTCGGCCACCGGGATCTTCAGCTCCTTGAGCTTGCCGTCGAGGGCGGTGTAGTGGAAGGTGATGCGCTCGATGCCCTTTTCGCGGATGACCCGCAGAAAGTCGGCCCGGCCGAATTCTTCCGCCGGTTTGTCCAGGCAGATCGAGAGCGGGTTGCTCAGGGCGTACGGGCAATGCGTCTCGGATGCCATGACCTCGGCTCCTTTCCAGTCGATTCCTGCCCGCTGGGGGGAAAGACGCAGATTGTAAGGGATTCGAGGCCTGCTTTGCAAATCCTAATAAAGCAGATAGGGCTTGCGCAAAGCCTCGAAGACGGCCAGCTCGGGCTTCCAGGCGGCGGCGATCTCGGAGACCGGAGTCCCCTTCTCCAAAGCCAGACGGACTTTATCCGTGCCCATGATCTTGTCGAAGTAGGCGGCGTGGAAGGCAAAATCCTTGGGATAAAGCTGCCGCAGGACGGCCAGAATCTGGAGGGTCGTCTCCAGAGGTCGATACGCCTTGCGGTCCGTCACGTGGATCTGGCAGCCGCCGCACAGCTCGCCCTTGAACTTGGAAAAGATCGGAGTGAACCATTGTTCGCGGAAAGCGACGCCGGCGAGGCCCAGAGCGTTCAGCCGGACGGCCAGCTTGTGGCCGTCTACCCAGGGGGCTCCGAAGAACTCGAACGGCTTGGTCGTCCCCCGGCCTTCGGACACGTTGGTTCCTTCTAAAAAGACCTGTCCCGGATAGACGACCGCCGTATCGACAGTCGGCATGTTGGGCGAAGGCGGCACCCAGGGCAAGCCGGCGGTTTCGAAATACTCGTTTCGATGCCAGCCCTCCATCGGCACGACGGTCAACCGGCATTTCTTTTCCAGGAATTTGTCGTTGAACAGCCGGGCCAGCTCGCCCAAAGTCATCCCGAACCGGAGCGGATATGGATAGAGGCCGACGAACGAGCTGTGCTTCGGGTATTCCAAGACGGGGCCTTCCATCGTCGCGCCGTCGATCGGGTTGGGCCTGTCTAGAACGATGAACTCGAGGCCGCTCTCGGCACAGGCCTGCATGGCGTAGGCCATGGTGGCCTGATAGGTGTAAACCCGCGTTCCGACGTCTTGGACGTCGAAGAGCAGGACATCCACGCCTTTAGTCATCGTGGGTTCGATCTTCTTGTCCTTATGGGTAGTGTCGAAAGACCGCATGTATTCGTCGATGGCCACCAACATCCCGGCCGGCGGCTTCATGGACGGTCCATAGAGGCTGAAGACGGGCAATCCCGACGAGGCATCCTTGTAGAAGGGCACGTATTCGCCGGCCTGGGCATCGCCACGCACGCCGTGTTCGGGGCCGTAGAGGGCGACCAGCTCGACTCCCGGCGCGGCGCGCAGGAGATCGATGGAACTCCGCAGACCGGCATCCGCACCCGAAGGATTGGTGATCAGGCCGACCCGCTTGCCGCGAATGAGATCGAGCCGCTTTTCAAGGAGGACTTCGATCCCCGGCTTGACCCGCGCCGGGACGGAGGCCGCGACGGTATCCGCCCCGGCTGGCGGCTCGGATGCGTCGGGCTTGCAAGACACACCGATCGTCGCCGCTGCCGCCAGGAGGGCCAGGCTGACGATTGAACGGATTCGGGGTTCGCGAAACTTCATAGGCGGTTCCTCCCCGGCACGCCATCGGTCATGCCGTGCCGGCACTTCCCTTATATCGCAAAAAGAGATGCGGGAAAAGCCGCCTTCCTAGACGCCCTCGCTCTTCTCGAAGAAGTAGGCCCCCAGGGCCAGCATGACCAGAGAGAAGCCGGCCATGATCGCCAAGTCGAAGACCAGCGGGAATGTCGAGCTCCCGATCATCGCCGCACGCAGGCCGTCGACGCCGTAAGTTAGCGGGTCGATGTAGGACAGGGCCCGGATGACCCAGGGGAAGTTCTGCACGGGGGCCAGGGCTCCCGAGAGGAAGAAGAACGGGAAGATGATGAAGTTCATGATGATCCCGAAGCCCTGCATGTCCTTCATCCGCGAGGCGAAGATGAGGCCCAGGCCGATGAAGGTGAAGGCGATGAGCAGCATGAAGAGAAGGCCGAACAGCAGGCTCGCAACGCTCTTGACGCGGAATCCCAGAATCATGGAAGCTCCAAAGATCAGCAGGCCCTGGATCATCGAGGTCGTCACGCCGCCGGCGATCCGCCCCAGGACGAGCGAGACCCGGTTGACGGGGGCGACCATGATTTCCTTGAGAAACCCGAACTCCTTGTCCCATAGGACCGACATGCCCTGCATGGAGGAGGAGAAGAGCAGGGTCATGCCGATAATGCCGGGGGCCAGGAACTTGATGTAGCCGACGCCGGCGGCCATGCCCGGGACCTGCATGCGGCCGAAGCCGAAGCCGAGGAAGCCCAGGAAGAAGACGGGCATGGCCAGCGAACCGAAGATCCGCGACTTGGCCCGCCAGTACCGCTTCATCTCCCGCAGCCACAGAACGTAGATCGCCGTGCCGTAGATTCTCATGTTCATCTCCGCCCGTGGCCCATCATCATGCCGCGGTTCCGCTCGCCCTGACCGGCGTCCTGCTCCCGGATCGTCCGGCCGGTGAAGTGCAGGAAGACATCCTCCAGGCTGGGCTTGCGCAGATGGACGCAGTTCACGGCGACGCCGTGCTGGACGGCCAGAGTGACGAGCTCCGGAATCCGGCGCTCTCCCCTTTCCATGGTCAGCGAGAGGACGTCTTCGCGAAGCTTCGAGCGCTTGATCCAGTCCAGGCCCGCCAGGGCGGCCATGAAGGAGGCCGTATCGCCTTCTAGCTCCAGCGAAACGACGTCGCCGCCCAGCACATCCTTGAGCTGGGACGGCGTGTCCATGGCCACGAACTTTCCGTGGTCCATGATGGCGATGCGGCCGCAGAGGAAGTCGGCCTCCTCCATGTAGTGGGTGGTCAGGATGATGGTGACTCCGGACTCCTTGTTCAGGCGTCGGACGTATTCCCAGATGTGGCGGCGGGTCTGGGCGTCCAGGCCCAGGGTCGGCTCGTCCAGGAAAAGCACCTTCGGCCGGTGGGTCAGTCCGCGGGCGATCTCCAGCCGGCGCTTCATGCCGCCCGAGTACTTCTCGACCAGCGTGTCCGCTTTATCGTTCAGCTCAACCAGCCCCAAAACCTCGTTGATCCGCCGCCTCCGCTCGTCCCGGCCGATGCCGTACATCATGGTGTGAAATTCCAAATTCTCACGGCCGGTCAGCTTGCCGTCCAAGGCCGGCTCCTGGAAGACGACGCCGATCGACTTGCGGACGTCGTCCCGGCGGGTCGTTACGTCGAAGCCGGCCACTTCGGCCCGGCCCGAGGTCGGCCGCAGCAGCGTCGACAGCATGTTGATGGTCGTCGTCTTGCCCGCCCCGTTGGGCCCGAGCAGGCCGAACAGCTCCCCTTCCGGGACGGAAAATGAGATGGCGTCGACGGCGGTGAAGTCGTCGAATGTCTTGACCAGGTTCTCGACTTGGATGGCGTCCATAATTGGCTCCGTAGAAACGGAGATTTTAGCATAAACGGAGCCGCGGCGCGAAGCAGGACGGCGCGAGAAAGAGCGGCTCAATGCCCAATTCCGGGGGGGGCAGTTTAGGGTATCGGCCCTGCGGCTTCGGGCTCTACTCGCCTTTTCCCACAGCTCTCTTCGGCGCCTCGGAACTCCGCATTCCAGATCTCCCGGCCTTGTCGATCATTCCCTCCCTTTCGTTTCCGTTAGATTGTTGCATGCTCAAACAGCCCTCGGCACCCGTTGGGTTCCCTCAGAGAGCTATGGAAAAAGGCGCCGCCCTCGCGATTTCGCAGTTGGCCGATACCCAAACTGCCCAAATCCCCCTGGAATTGGGTAAAACTTCGGAAGAAATTATTTCCTAGAGTTTGATGAATATTTTGTGTCGATAGAGGGGCCAGATCAGTACGACCCAGAAGAGAATCAGCGCGATGGGGTAGATGAGCGATCCCAGGTACGGCCCCGCCAAGGGCGACAGGGCATGGTCGTAGAGCCAGGTGATCGGGCTGACCGTCTTGCCCGCATCGGGTATCTTGATCAGCAGAATGGTCTTGACCATGATCGCCGACCCGGCGAAGACGAGGATGGCGTTCGTCCCCAGAACCCGGAACGGCCAGGCCCAGCCCGTCCAGCGCGATCCCTCCAAGAGCGTGAACATCAGGCTGAAGAGGATCAGGGCGGCGCCCGCCGTGAAGACGACATAAGAGCTCGTCCAGAGCGGCTTGTTGATCGGAATCCAATAACGGCCCAAAGCCAGCCCGGCCGCGGTGAGCAGGACGCCCGCGAGAAGCATCATCCGGGCCTTGCGGCTATTAGTGTTGCGCGTCCGCAGCCAATCGCCGGCCAGCGATCCCAGCAGTAAAGTGACCATGGCAGGGAGAGAGCTGAGAAGGCCTTCCGGATCAAAGTATGGCTTGTAGATATGACCCGGCAGGACGACGCTGTCGATGTAGCCCGCTAGGTTTCCCTTCTCGTCCAAAATGCCCGGTCCATATCCCGGGACAGGCACGTAGGTCAGCAAGGCCCAGTAGAGAACGAGCAGCAGGATCGCCAACACGACCCGCATCTTGGGCTTGACGTTGAGGTAGATGAGCGCCCCGATCAGAAAGCACAGGGCGATTCTCTGTAGGATGCCCGGGATACGGAAGGTCGCAAAGCGGAAGCGCGGGTAAAGGTGAAGCAGAAGCCCGACCCCGAAGAGTAGGACCGACCGCTTGAAAACCTTGAGATAAAGCCCCACCTTGCGGCCGGTCTCGGCCCGCCGGGCAAACGACAAGGCCATGGACATGCCGACGATGAAAAGGAAAAACGGGAAGATCAGGTCCGTCGGCGTCCAGCCGTGCCAGGGGGCGTGGCGGAGCGGGGCGTAGACGAACGTCCAGCTGGCCGGATTGTTGACCAGGACCATGGCGGCCACGGTCAGGCCGCGAAAGGCATCGAGCGAGATCAGGCGCTCTTGGGCCATGCAGGTGCTCCGGTCCGGGCCGGCGGCCGGTTCAGGCTTGAACCTTGCCGCTGCCGGGGGAAGCCTTCAGCAATTCCCGCTGGTAGGCGTCCCGGGTCCGGGCGATCGTGTCCTCGAGCTTTTTGGGGTTGGTGATCATCGTGTACAAGGTCGCTCCATCCGAGGCGGCGGTCTGGATCTCGACCTCGCCGTAGTTCAGCATGCGCCCGATGATGGTCTGCCGGAAGGAGATGTTGTTGATCTTCTCCATCGGGCTCTCTTTGCTGTAGAGGGTGAAGATGCCCGCCTCGTCGATGACCCGCAGGTTCGTCACGACCCAGATGTCGCGCCGCCGATACCATTCGCGGTAGCCAAAGAAAAGCGCCGC
Protein-coding sequences here:
- a CDS encoding heparan-alpha-glucosaminide N-acetyltransferase domain-containing protein, with product MAQERLISLDAFRGLTVAAMVLVNNPASWTFVYAPLRHAPWHGWTPTDLIFPFFLFIVGMSMALSFARRAETGRKVGLYLKVFKRSVLLFGVGLLLHLYPRFRFATFRIPGILQRIALCFLIGALIYLNVKPKMRVVLAILLLVLYWALLTYVPVPGYGPGILDEKGNLAGYIDSVVLPGHIYKPYFDPEGLLSSLPAMVTLLLGSLAGDWLRTRNTNSRKARMMLLAGVLLTAAGLALGRYWIPINKPLWTSSYVVFTAGAALILFSLMFTLLEGSRWTGWAWPFRVLGTNAILVFAGSAIMVKTILLIKIPDAGKTVSPITWLYDHALSPLAGPYLGSLIYPIALILFWVVLIWPLYRHKIFIKL
- a CDS encoding glutamine synthetase family protein; the encoded protein is MASETHCPYALSNPLSICLDKPAEEFGRADFLRVIREKGIERITFHYTALDGKLKELKIPVADAGQADTVLAEGERVDGSSLFKGMVDAAVSDLYVVPVFKTAFLNPFDDRSLDFICRYLTRDGSLAPFSPDNILARAEAHFREGTGLELRALGELEFFLMCDKTSRIFPGQKQQAYHGALPFIKSGPILNEMVRYITQITGAVKYAHSEVGFIDSVRSDMEEIKDRRGEQLEIEFLPRPVVEMADHVVLARWLIRNVAYQHGCVATFTPKIEEGVAGNGFHFHLELRQDGLSVMTDPDGKLSESGRRLVGGLCEYADSLTAFGNTVSSAYLRLIPNQEAPTRVCWSDLNRSAMIRVPLGWTNLRHLSRLVNPGDREVFQAGGGRQTVELRSPDGSAITHLLLAGMVMAADWAFKDSRTLFGDDGPLELAEKLYVKGNIHTDPELVKRLPQLPTSCVESARLLRLKRELYERDGIFPPGVIDYVAMLLEKEKDEDMNARLADLPADDRLHETRRIMHKDLHRH
- a CDS encoding PH domain-containing protein gives rise to the protein MRTKLRDHETILFTTRTHWLTVWKACAVLVAALAFVYVAYFVVAPGSANRTIRLASLAVLAAAALFFGYREWYRRRDIWVVTNLRVIDEAGIFTLYSKESPMEKINNISFRQTIIGRMLNYGEVEIQTAASDGATLYTMITNPKKLEDTIARTRDAYQRELLKASPGSGKVQA
- a CDS encoding DUF1343 domain-containing protein, translated to MKFREPRIRSIVSLALLAAAATIGVSCKPDASEPPAGADTVAASVPARVKPGIEVLLEKRLDLIRGKRVGLITNPSGADAGLRSSIDLLRAAPGVELVALYGPEHGVRGDAQAGEYVPFYKDASSGLPVFSLYGPSMKPPAGMLVAIDEYMRSFDTTHKDKKIEPTMTKGVDVLLFDVQDVGTRVYTYQATMAYAMQACAESGLEFIVLDRPNPIDGATMEGPVLEYPKHSSFVGLYPYPLRFGMTLGELARLFNDKFLEKKCRLTVVPMEGWHRNEYFETAGLPWVPPSPNMPTVDTAVVYPGQVFLEGTNVSEGRGTTKPFEFFGAPWVDGHKLAVRLNALGLAGVAFREQWFTPIFSKFKGELCGGCQIHVTDRKAYRPLETTLQILAVLRQLYPKDFAFHAAYFDKIMGTDKVRLALEKGTPVSEIAAAWKPELAVFEALRKPYLLY
- a CDS encoding ATP-binding cassette domain-containing protein — its product is MDAIQVENLVKTFDDFTAVDAISFSVPEGELFGLLGPNGAGKTTTINMLSTLLRPTSGRAEVAGFDVTTRRDDVRKSIGVVFQEPALDGKLTGRENLEFHTMMYGIGRDERRRRINEVLGLVELNDKADTLVEKYSGGMKRRLEIARGLTHRPKVLFLDEPTLGLDAQTRRHIWEYVRRLNKESGVTIILTTHYMEEADFLCGRIAIMDHGKFVAMDTPSQLKDVLGGDVVSLELEGDTASFMAALAGLDWIKRSKLREDVLSLTMERGERRIPELVTLAVQHGVAVNCVHLRKPSLEDVFLHFTGRTIREQDAGQGERNRGMMMGHGRR
- a CDS encoding ABC transporter permease, with the protein product MRIYGTAIYVLWLREMKRYWRAKSRIFGSLAMPVFFLGFLGFGFGRMQVPGMAAGVGYIKFLAPGIIGMTLLFSSSMQGMSVLWDKEFGFLKEIMVAPVNRVSLVLGRIAGGVTTSMIQGLLIFGASMILGFRVKSVASLLFGLLFMLLIAFTFIGLGLIFASRMKDMQGFGIIMNFIIFPFFFLSGALAPVQNFPWVIRALSYIDPLTYGVDGLRAAMIGSSTFPLVFDLAIMAGFSLVMLALGAYFFEKSEGV